A portion of the Gadus macrocephalus chromosome 10, ASM3116895v1 genome contains these proteins:
- the rell2 gene encoding RELT-like protein 2, which yields MSDLDALAVAEPPPPYMIFLVVFLFFVTGLLGFLVCHTLKKRGYRCRTWETDEEEEEEEEEKEKEKEGKKEEVSAEDDDEDNQDTVEQILKCIIENEANMEAFKEMLGNQNVCALHDPRLLRKESLGGVPPHHHTVHSGSDRNSCHLCAQGRVKKGRRRSRTPKPKKPGEQTVFSVGRFRVIHTDKKLQGSPNPMADSGDQLNQSQDSKDPKDGAEDPKEGGFNLRNMFKDVKQPAESSNGAVPNPGKRRKSLTIFGLGRRGSDPAGLKMASLPGGRVFGGLREGGVKFSKQAPVVFEEQLPTCPETDSVTEVPYSVPLKGITEAGSPSPRGLEPPDGPTTEPSVGAAAQETPVPSSLAIPTSLPTRRTLQSPSPGTAREEKKSAEVYSPGPQQTSTPIAPGFGVASGPTPSAAAPQRTASSSEGLLPSGTLPSPYSISSLDADPGIGGSLASMTLGLSPTSLFPVQTTSPASLRTPTSSAVFAQSLTPPPHDSRNAPTEPVKTPSASPALKHSPQLTSVLSRSNQSPTASLSLGRIPSPLLARTPSPALTLTTNASAMSPSPTPSAILSPGSSQTSPRDALPHVRGRFTSVASPASEPDQLPCVSAGDVHSASLASPSAPLGKDGPSSRPVSPGQSRSPSLPQEGRMSSVSIVKASPDRKREFSVVTMLEEEEPSILTTKEETGETSDLKKDLEKVDIRSTVTKTGYSSVSGSVQTTTLDKELSTVLVVPSVSQGKDDIVEMKDLQEVVQDDN from the exons ATGAGCGACTTGGACGCCTTGGCGGTcgcggagcccccccccccctacatgaTCTTCCTGGTGgtcttcctcttcttcgtcACGGGGCTGCTGGGCTTCCTGGTGTGTCACACGCTCAAGAAGAGAGGCTACCGCTGCCGCACCTGGGAGacggacgaagaggaggaggaggaggaggaggagaaggagaaggagaaggagggaaagaaggaggaAGTCAGTGCAGAAG ATGATGACGAAGACAACCAGGACACAGTGGAGCAAATCCTCAAATGTATTATTGAAAATGAAG CCAACATGGAGGCCTTTAAGGAGATGCTGGGGAACCAGAACGTGTGTGCTCTCCACGACCCCAG GTTGCTGCGGAAGGAGTCCCTCGGCGGCgtccctccccaccaccacacggTGCATTCTGGGAGCGACCGGAACTCGTGTCACCTGTGTGCCCAGGGCCGCGTGAAGAAGGGCCGGCGCCGCAGCCGCACCCCCAAGCCCAAGAAACCCGGGGAGCAGACGGTGTTCTCCGTCGGCAG ATTCCGGGTGATCCACACGGACAAGAAGCTCCAAGGAAGCCCTAATCCAATGGCCGACTCCGGCGACCAACTGAATCAATCGCAAGACAGCAAGGATCCAAAGGACGGCGCTGAGGACCCCAAGGAAGGGGGCTTCAACCTGAGGAACATGTTCAAGGATGTCAAGCAGCCCGCGGAGAGCTCCAACGGGGCCGTCCCAAACCCGGGCAAACGCAGGAAGAGCCTGACCATATTCGGCCTGGGGAGGCGCGGAAGTGACCCGGCGGGGCTGAAGATGGCGTCCCTTCCTGGGGGACGGGTTTTCGGAGGTCTGAGGGAGGGCGGAGTGAAGTTCTCGAAGCAGGCGCCCGTAGTGTTTGAGGAACAGCTGCCGACGTGCCCGGAAACCGACTCTGTGACAGAGGTCCCTTACTCCGTGCCCCTGAAGGGTATCACCGAGGCTGGCTCTCCGAGCCCCCGCGGCCTCGAGCCTCCGGACGGGCCGACGACAGAGCCCTCAGTGGGTGCCGCGGCTCAAGAGACCCCCGTCCCCAGCTCCTTAGCCATTCCCACCTCTCTCCCAACCCGACGAACATTACAAAGCCCTTCCCCCGGGACGGCAAGGGAGGAGAAGAAGTCGGCGGAGGTGTACTCACCTGGGCCACAACAGACCTCGACACCCATAGCCCCCGGCTTTGGAGTCGCTTCCGGGCCGACgccttctgctgctgcccctcaACGCACGGCCTCTTCCAGTGAAGGTCTTCTACCCAGCGGTACTCTACCCAGCCCCTACTCGATATCCAGCCTGGACGCAGATCCGGGCATCGGAGGGAGCCTAGCCTCCATGACCCTTGGCTTGTCTCCTACCTCACTCTTCCCGGTCCAAACCACGTCCCCGGCGTCACTGAGAACGCCTACCTCAAGTGCAGTGTTCGCACAGAGCCTCACCCCGCCGCCACATGACTCAAGAAACGCCCCCACGGAGCCAGTCAAAACTCCCTCAGCCTCCCCTGCTTTGAAGCACAGCCCTCAACTGACCTCCGTCTTGAGTAGGTCTAACCAATCTCCTACCGCTTCTTTAAGCCTCGGTAGGATCCCTAGCCCATTACTAGCCCGCACCCCTTCTCCTGCGCTCACCCTGACCACAAACGCCAGTGCCATGTCCCCCTCTCCAACCCCTTCTGCTATCCTCTCTCCGGGGTCTTCCCAGACCTCACCACGTGACGCTTTGCCTCATGTTAGAGGAAGGTTCACTAGTGTGGCCTCTCCTGCCTCGGAACCCGACCAGCTCCCGTGTGTATCCGCAGGAGATGTTCACAGTGCTTCTCTGGCTTCCCCTTCTGCCCCGCTGGGTAAGGACGGACCGAGCAGTCGACCCGTGTCTCCAGGGCAGTCACGCTCCCCGTCCTTGCCCCAAGAGGGAAGAATGAGTAGTGTGTCCATTGTCAAAGCTAGCCCAGATAGAAAAAGGGAATTTTCTGTGGTGACTatgctggaggaggaagagccttCTATTTTGACAACAAAAGAAGAGACCGGAGAGACTTCTGACCTTAAGAAGGACTTGGAAAAAGTTGATATTAGGTCAACTGTCACTAAGACAGGATACTCTTCAGTTTCAGGGTCTGTACAAACTACGACGCTGGACAAAGAGCTTTCTACAGTGCTTGTAGTGCCATCGGTGAGCCAAGGAAAGGATGACATTGTAGAGATGAAAGATCTACAAGAGGTTGTACAGGATGATAACTAA